The Clostridium septicum genome contains a region encoding:
- the fliJ gene encoding flagellar export protein FliJ, translating to MAKRFEFGLEKLLQIRVEKEDENKRLFTESQREREIVKEKLKSLKESYSKYNGIGSGDSAAYQKIKKNYLFALNKGIDSTEKEVALKEREVNFRRENLKKSQIERKTVDILKEKQKIAYIREQDRIEQISNDEFALYAYMRNHRKEVKS from the coding sequence ATGGCCAAAAGATTTGAATTTGGATTAGAAAAGTTATTACAAATTAGAGTGGAAAAAGAAGATGAAAATAAGAGGCTATTTACAGAAAGTCAAAGGGAGAGAGAAATAGTAAAGGAGAAACTTAAGAGCCTAAAAGAGAGTTATAGTAAATATAATGGAATAGGTTCTGGAGATTCTGCTGCTTATCAAAAGATTAAGAAAAATTATTTATTTGCTCTTAATAAGGGGATTGATAGTACTGAAAAAGAAGTTGCCTTAAAAGAAAGAGAAGTAAACTTTAGAAGAGAAAATTTAAAGAAAAGTCAAATAGAAAGAAAAACAGTTGATATATTAAAAGAGAAGCAGAAAATAGCTTATATAAGAGAACAAGATAGAATAGAGCAAATATCGAATGATGAATTTGCTTTGTATGCATATATGAGAAATCACCGAAAGGAGGTGAAATCATAA
- the fliI gene encoding flagellar protein export ATPase FliI, with product MIDIDFNILNKRISEINPTYCEGKVKQVIGLTIEVQGIKSFVGELCTIYNQENKPISCEVVGFREDAVLLMPLGELIGIGPGCRVVPEKIPLSVKCSDELLGKVLDGLGNPLNEEGILNGERYSLENDPPDPLKRKRIKDILPTGVRAIDGFLTVGEGQRIGIFAGSGVGKSTTLGMIAREAEADVNVISLIGERGREVLEFIEKDLGPEGMKKSIVVCATSDKPALIRIKGALTATAIAEYFRDQGKKVILMMDSVTRFAMAQREIGLAIGEPPAQKGYTPSVFAKLPKLMERPGTSDKGSITAFYTVLVDGDDFNEPIADAVRGILDGHIVLSRALAHKNHYPAIDILNSVSRLMSNIASNNHKEAASIARDLLATYKDSEDLINLGAYVRGSNPKIDTAIDYNELINRFLKQGIEEKSNFEECILNLTSMFNK from the coding sequence ATGATAGACATAGATTTTAATATTCTAAACAAAAGAATAAGTGAGATAAACCCAACTTATTGTGAGGGAAAAGTAAAGCAAGTTATAGGATTAACTATAGAGGTACAAGGAATTAAGAGTTTTGTAGGTGAATTATGTACTATTTATAATCAAGAGAATAAGCCTATAAGCTGTGAAGTTGTTGGTTTTAGAGAAGATGCAGTTTTACTTATGCCCTTAGGGGAACTTATAGGAATTGGACCTGGATGTAGAGTAGTTCCCGAAAAGATACCTCTAAGTGTAAAATGTTCAGATGAACTTTTAGGTAAGGTTTTAGATGGACTTGGAAATCCATTAAATGAAGAAGGAATTTTAAATGGGGAGAGATATTCTTTAGAGAATGATCCCCCAGATCCTTTAAAAAGAAAAAGAATAAAAGATATACTTCCAACAGGTGTTAGAGCTATAGATGGTTTTTTAACTGTTGGAGAAGGCCAAAGAATAGGGATATTTGCAGGATCGGGAGTTGGTAAGAGTACTACTTTAGGAATGATAGCAAGAGAGGCTGAAGCAGATGTTAATGTTATTTCTTTAATAGGTGAAAGAGGTAGAGAAGTTTTAGAATTCATAGAGAAGGATTTAGGTCCTGAAGGAATGAAGAAGTCTATTGTAGTTTGTGCAACATCTGATAAACCAGCACTTATTAGAATAAAGGGAGCATTAACAGCTACAGCTATTGCTGAGTACTTTAGAGATCAAGGTAAAAAAGTTATTTTAATGATGGATTCTGTTACTAGATTTGCTATGGCTCAAAGAGAAATAGGACTAGCAATAGGAGAACCACCAGCTCAAAAAGGATATACTCCATCAGTTTTTGCTAAATTACCAAAACTTATGGAAAGGCCAGGTACATCTGATAAAGGATCTATAACTGCTTTTTATACAGTTTTAGTAGATGGAGATGATTTTAACGAACCTATAGCAGATGCTGTTAGAGGTATATTAGATGGACATATAGTTTTATCAAGAGCATTAGCCCATAAAAACCATTATCCGGCAATAGATATATTAAATAGTGTAAGTAGACTTATGTCTAATATAGCTAGTAATAATCATAAAGAAGCTGCATCAATAGCTAGAGATTTGTTAGCAACCTATAAAGATTCAGAAGACTTAATAAATCTTGGTGCTTATGTTAGAGGAAGTAATCCTAAAATTGATACAGCTATAGATTATAATGAACTGATAAATAGATTTTTAAAGCAAGGTATAGAAGAAAAGTCAAATTTTGAAGAATGTATATTAAATCTTACTTCTATGTTTAATAAATAG
- a CDS encoding FliH/SctL family protein yields the protein MQSSYNLIKKSGAHSGGSKPIETNYVNEKIKEQKEHIEKNIIDIDAMVKKYENLGANIIKNAKAEAEKITIASTKKAIEIERLAYEKGYEQGKQNGYEDGYKSGYDTVMQDTKEKVLEDLKLAEYVLSTAKDDYKTYMNEKKDAILKLSLDMAKIIAGKEFQLEDGILQLIEPILEDSIGEENIIIKFNPTYKEKIMEKTDYWKKAYRLKGEIFLLEDPFMEIGNAVIEKNTGKVVVGMDVALEKLEEALFK from the coding sequence ATGCAATCATCTTATAATCTTATTAAAAAATCCGGTGCACATTCAGGCGGTAGTAAGCCTATAGAAACTAATTATGTTAATGAAAAAATAAAAGAGCAAAAAGAACATATTGAAAAAAATATAATTGATATAGATGCAATGGTAAAAAAATATGAAAATCTTGGCGCTAACATAATTAAAAATGCTAAAGCAGAAGCTGAAAAAATTACAATTGCTTCTACTAAAAAAGCCATAGAAATAGAAAGATTAGCTTATGAAAAAGGTTATGAACAAGGTAAGCAAAATGGATATGAAGATGGCTATAAATCAGGATATGATACAGTAATGCAGGATACAAAAGAAAAGGTATTAGAAGATTTAAAATTAGCAGAGTATGTATTAAGTACTGCAAAAGATGATTATAAAACTTATATGAATGAAAAAAAAGATGCTATATTAAAACTTTCATTAGATATGGCAAAAATAATTGCAGGAAAAGAATTTCAATTAGAAGATGGGATTTTACAATTAATTGAACCTATTTTAGAGGATTCTATAGGAGAAGAAAATATAATAATAAAGTTTAATCCTACTTATAAAGAAAAAATAATGGAAAAAACAGATTATTGGAAGAAGGCTTATAGATTAAAAGGTGAGATATTTTTGTTAGAAGATCCATTTATGGAAATAGGAAATGCTGTAATTGAAAAGAATACTGGAAAAGTAGTTGTTGGAATGGATGTCGCTTTAGAAAAATTAGAAGAAGCCCTTTTTAAATAA